The following coding sequences lie in one Pseudoxanthomonas sp. SE1 genomic window:
- a CDS encoding TonB-dependent receptor: MSRLRPAAVRPHRLAFAIAALLPFGTALAQETPAPAEPATQSATTLDTVEVTAQRKVENIQDVPVSISTINGEQLGVLASGGTDIRFLSGRVPSLNIESSFGRAFPRFYIRGYGNTDFRLNTSQPVSLVYDDVVQENPILKGFPLFDLEQIEVLRGPQGSLFGRNTPAGVVKFESAKPSQETSGYGKVGVGSDNMWNLEGAVGGALSENWSARASVLYQRRDDWVENTYPGPNDGFEGYDESAGRVQFLYEGDGFEALLNAHARKLNGTARLFRANIIEPGTNDFVPGFDEDKVSQDGLNYSELESQGASARLRWNLGDYTLHSITGYESVETINRGDIDGGYGAVFLPDSGPGVIPFASETADGIPDHSQWTQELRIESAFDGPWNWQAGVFYFKEDYRVESFSYDSLNNSAQDGYQRIRQTNDAWAAFGAVTWQATEQLELRAGMRYTVDEKKLTVEDYWNTGFAACVLAGKCTLAQLAALEPDGDLSASPEDKKFNWDLSATYAVNDDVNVYARAATGFRGSSIQAAGAFNGKSVAGPETVTSFETGVKADFWDKRARLSAGVFYYRVKDQQLTAVGGAANANILVNAEKSVGKGFELDLQAYVLDNLLVTLGSSYNDTEIKDDDLNVAVCAACTVTDEEVLDENGDPTGRYYIGGNRLPQAPKWVHNFTARYSVGLGEGSELYVYTDWAYRSEVNFFLYDSIEFTGKSSLEGGLRVGYGWGYGDYEVALFGRNITDQRRIVGGIDFNNLTGFINEPRTVGVEFSAKF; encoded by the coding sequence ATGTCCCGACTCCGCCCGGCCGCCGTCCGGCCGCATCGCCTCGCCTTTGCCATCGCCGCGCTGCTGCCTTTCGGCACCGCCCTCGCCCAGGAAACACCTGCACCCGCCGAACCGGCGACGCAGAGCGCAACCACCCTCGACACCGTCGAAGTGACCGCACAGCGCAAGGTCGAGAACATCCAGGACGTGCCGGTGTCGATCAGCACCATCAACGGCGAACAGCTGGGTGTGCTCGCGTCCGGCGGCACCGACATCCGCTTCCTGTCCGGCCGCGTGCCCAGCCTCAACATCGAATCCTCGTTCGGCCGCGCCTTCCCGCGCTTCTACATCCGTGGCTACGGCAACACCGATTTCCGCCTCAACACCTCGCAGCCGGTCTCGCTGGTGTACGACGACGTGGTGCAGGAAAACCCGATCCTTAAGGGCTTCCCGCTGTTCGACCTGGAGCAGATCGAAGTGCTGCGCGGTCCGCAGGGCTCGCTGTTCGGTCGCAACACGCCGGCCGGCGTGGTGAAGTTCGAATCGGCCAAGCCGTCGCAGGAAACCAGCGGCTATGGCAAGGTCGGCGTGGGCAGCGACAACATGTGGAACCTGGAAGGCGCCGTTGGTGGCGCGCTGAGCGAAAACTGGTCCGCGCGCGCGTCCGTGCTGTACCAGCGCCGCGACGACTGGGTGGAGAACACCTACCCGGGTCCGAACGACGGGTTCGAGGGGTATGACGAATCCGCCGGCCGCGTCCAGTTCCTGTACGAAGGCGATGGCTTCGAGGCACTGCTCAACGCACATGCGCGCAAGCTCAACGGCACTGCGCGCCTGTTCCGCGCCAACATCATCGAGCCGGGCACCAACGACTTCGTCCCCGGTTTCGATGAAGACAAGGTCTCGCAGGACGGCCTGAACTACTCCGAGCTGGAATCGCAGGGCGCCAGTGCGCGCCTGCGCTGGAACCTGGGTGACTACACGCTGCACTCGATCACCGGCTACGAGAGTGTCGAAACCATCAACCGCGGCGACATCGACGGTGGGTATGGCGCGGTGTTCTTGCCCGACTCCGGTCCCGGCGTGATCCCGTTCGCGTCGGAAACCGCCGACGGCATCCCGGACCACTCGCAGTGGACGCAGGAACTCCGCATCGAGTCGGCCTTTGATGGCCCGTGGAACTGGCAGGCCGGCGTGTTCTATTTCAAGGAAGACTACCGCGTCGAAAGCTTCAGCTACGACTCGCTCAACAACAGCGCGCAGGACGGCTACCAGCGCATCCGCCAGACCAATGACGCGTGGGCGGCATTCGGTGCGGTGACGTGGCAGGCGACCGAGCAGCTGGAACTGCGTGCCGGCATGCGCTACACCGTCGACGAAAAGAAGCTGACCGTCGAGGACTACTGGAACACCGGCTTCGCCGCTTGCGTGCTGGCGGGCAAGTGCACGCTGGCGCAGCTGGCCGCGCTCGAACCCGATGGCGACCTCTCCGCATCGCCGGAAGACAAGAAGTTCAACTGGGACCTGTCGGCCACCTACGCGGTCAACGACGACGTCAACGTGTACGCGCGCGCGGCCACCGGCTTCCGCGGCAGCAGCATCCAGGCTGCCGGCGCATTCAACGGCAAGTCGGTCGCCGGTCCGGAAACCGTCACCTCGTTCGAAACGGGCGTGAAGGCCGACTTCTGGGACAAGCGCGCGCGCCTGAGCGCGGGCGTCTTCTATTACCGCGTGAAGGATCAGCAGCTGACCGCCGTCGGCGGCGCTGCCAACGCCAACATCCTGGTCAATGCCGAGAAATCGGTGGGCAAGGGCTTCGAACTGGACCTGCAGGCCTACGTACTGGACAACCTGCTGGTCACGCTGGGTAGCAGCTACAACGACACCGAGATCAAGGACGACGACCTGAACGTCGCTGTCTGTGCGGCCTGCACCGTGACCGATGAGGAAGTGCTGGACGAGAACGGCGATCCGACGGGCCGCTACTACATCGGCGGCAATCGCCTGCCGCAGGCGCCGAAGTGGGTGCACAACTTCACCGCGCGCTACAGCGTCGGCCTGGGCGAGGGCAGCGAGCTCTACGTCTACACCGACTGGGCCTACCGCAGCGAAGTGAACTTCTTCCTGTACGACTCCATCGAATTCACCGGCAAGTCGTCGCTGGAAGGCGGCCTGCGCGTCGGTTACGGCTGGGGTTACGGCGACTACGAAGTCGCGCTGTTCGGCCGCAACATCACCGACCAGCGTCGCATCGTCGGCGGCATCGACTTCAACAACCTGACCGGCTTCATCAACGAGCCGCGCACGGTGGGCGTGGAGTTCAGCGCGAAGTTCTGA
- a CDS encoding DUF692 domain-containing protein, which produces MTTVLHGFGLGLRPQHYDALLAGSARVDWLEILSENYLVEGGRPLWMLDRMAERWPVAMHGVSLNIGGSDPLDRDYLRALGRLARRVRPRIVSDHVCWTRHGGVQFHDLLPLPQNDDTVNHVAARIRQVQDALGMPLVLENVSSYLRFADDTLDEAQFLSALVAESGCGLLLDVNNVFVNAHNHGFDAVAFLDRLPRSAVRQIHLAGHSVDVQGSGLLIDTHDAPVPDGVWSLYAEAVRRFGAVPAMIERDDHIPPLDELLAELDIARRVVADAARLEQAA; this is translated from the coding sequence ATGACGACAGTCCTGCACGGTTTCGGCCTGGGCCTGCGCCCGCAGCACTACGACGCGCTGCTCGCAGGCAGCGCGCGCGTGGACTGGCTGGAGATCCTCAGCGAAAACTACCTGGTCGAAGGTGGCCGGCCGCTGTGGATGCTGGACCGGATGGCCGAACGCTGGCCGGTCGCAATGCATGGCGTCTCGCTCAACATCGGCGGCAGCGATCCGCTGGACCGCGATTACCTGCGCGCGCTGGGCCGCCTGGCCCGGCGCGTGCGGCCGCGGATCGTGTCCGACCACGTGTGCTGGACCCGCCACGGCGGCGTCCAGTTCCACGACCTGCTGCCGCTGCCGCAGAACGACGACACGGTGAACCACGTCGCCGCACGCATCCGCCAGGTGCAGGATGCCCTCGGCATGCCGCTGGTGCTGGAGAACGTGTCCAGCTACCTGCGCTTCGCCGATGACACGCTGGACGAGGCACAGTTCCTGTCCGCGCTGGTGGCCGAGAGCGGGTGCGGGCTGCTGCTGGACGTGAACAACGTCTTCGTCAACGCGCACAACCACGGTTTCGACGCGGTCGCCTTCCTCGACCGCCTGCCACGCAGCGCAGTGCGGCAGATCCACCTGGCCGGGCACAGCGTGGACGTGCAGGGCAGCGGTCTGCTGATCGACACGCACGACGCGCCGGTGCCCGATGGCGTGTGGTCGCTGTACGCAGAGGCCGTGCGGCGGTTCGGCGCGGTGCCGGCGATGATCGAACGCGACGACCACATTCCGCCGCTCGACGAGCTGCTGGCCGAACTGGACATCGCGCGCAGGGTCGTGGCGGACGCGGCGCGCCTGGAGCAGGCCGCATGA
- a CDS encoding rhomboid family intramembrane serine protease has protein sequence MDLHPDDPAFDPESQQRHDRKRLLRALNLSLAFVLLLAIVYSAQNSFDVRAFTISPLSVQGLLGVLTAPLLHGSLEHIAANASALLILGTLAGAVYPRATLWAIPLVWLGAGLGPWLLAEPGTHTLGASGLTHGLMFMIFMLGLLRRDRAAIAAGMIAFLFYGGMVLTVLPREAGVSWQAHLGGAVAGLIAAFLFRRLDPELPKKKYSWEIEEEEATARGDDELELPAPREVPLLWVREEKSEEEQRGVVLHFPPRKPE, from the coding sequence ATGGACCTGCACCCCGACGACCCGGCGTTCGATCCGGAATCCCAACAGCGCCACGACCGCAAGCGGCTGCTGCGCGCGCTCAACCTGAGCCTGGCCTTCGTGCTGTTGCTGGCCATCGTGTACTCGGCCCAGAACAGCTTCGACGTGCGCGCCTTCACCATCTCGCCACTGTCGGTGCAGGGCCTGCTGGGCGTCCTCACGGCGCCGCTGCTGCACGGCTCGCTGGAACACATCGCCGCGAACGCGTCGGCACTGCTGATCCTCGGCACGCTGGCCGGCGCGGTCTATCCGCGCGCGACGCTGTGGGCGATCCCGCTGGTGTGGCTGGGCGCGGGCCTCGGGCCGTGGCTGCTGGCCGAACCCGGCACGCACACGCTCGGCGCCAGCGGCCTGACCCACGGCCTGATGTTCATGATCTTCATGCTGGGCCTGCTGCGCCGCGACCGCGCGGCGATCGCCGCGGGCATGATCGCGTTCCTGTTCTACGGCGGCATGGTGCTGACCGTACTGCCGCGCGAGGCTGGCGTGTCGTGGCAGGCGCACCTGGGTGGCGCTGTGGCCGGATTGATCGCGGCGTTCCTGTTCCGTCGCCTGGACCCCGAGTTGCCGAAGAAGAAGTACAGCTGGGAGATCGAGGAAGAGGAAGCGACCGCGCGTGGCGACGACGAACTCGAACTGCCTGCGCCGCGCGAGGTGCCGCTGCTGTGGGTGCGTGAGGAGAAATCCGAAGAGGAACAGCGCGGCGTGGTGCTGCACTTCCCGCCGCGCAAACCGGAGTGA
- a CDS encoding glycoside hydrolase family 18 protein: MPRFATCLLVLLALLPFAGHAGTPAHRPIVIGYVMDGATLPPIDARKLDAINFAFAHVDPRHEIFLRGDTASTALAGLNALKSDNPDLKLLLSVGGWGSGNFSEAAASDTTRATFAESAARLIVQHRLDGIDIDWEYPTLPGPGIGHSPADRDNFTRLLQAVRARLDTLGNADGRHYLLTIAAADGEAARGLDLSRIMPLLDWINLMTYDFFGSLTATTGHHAALGKSASAPADARTTMAAVDEFLAGGVPPAKLNVGAAFYGRKFVRVQRANQGLHQAYGEHAAFLSWRDLQAGYVDRNGYVRHWDKDAQAAWLWNETEGSFVTYEDPQALRAKAALVRERGLGGVMYWEHRQDDGTLLDALRDGLYRP, translated from the coding sequence GTGCCCCGCTTCGCCACCTGCCTGCTGGTGCTGCTTGCGCTGCTGCCATTCGCCGGCCACGCCGGAACACCTGCGCATCGTCCCATCGTGATCGGCTACGTGATGGACGGCGCGACGCTGCCGCCCATCGACGCGCGCAAGCTGGATGCGATCAATTTCGCATTCGCGCACGTTGATCCACGACATGAGATCTTCCTGCGCGGCGACACCGCATCGACTGCGCTCGCCGGCCTCAATGCGCTGAAATCGGACAATCCGGACCTGAAGCTGCTGCTGTCGGTCGGCGGCTGGGGCTCGGGCAACTTCTCCGAAGCCGCCGCGAGCGATACCACACGAGCCACATTCGCCGAGAGCGCCGCGCGCCTGATCGTGCAGCACCGGCTGGATGGCATCGACATCGACTGGGAATACCCGACGCTGCCGGGTCCCGGCATCGGCCACAGCCCGGCGGACCGCGACAATTTCACCCGCCTGCTGCAGGCCGTGCGCGCGCGTCTCGACACGCTGGGCAACGCCGATGGCCGCCACTACCTGCTGACGATCGCCGCGGCGGACGGCGAGGCGGCGCGCGGGCTTGACCTGTCCCGCATCATGCCGCTGCTGGACTGGATCAACCTGATGACCTACGACTTCTTCGGCAGCCTCACGGCGACCACAGGCCATCATGCGGCACTCGGGAAGTCCGCATCGGCGCCGGCCGACGCACGTACGACGATGGCGGCTGTGGACGAATTCCTCGCAGGCGGGGTGCCGCCGGCCAAGCTCAACGTCGGTGCCGCGTTCTACGGTCGCAAGTTCGTCCGCGTACAGCGCGCCAACCAAGGGCTGCACCAGGCCTACGGCGAACACGCGGCGTTCCTGTCATGGCGCGACCTGCAGGCGGGCTACGTCGACCGCAACGGTTACGTGCGGCATTGGGACAAGGACGCGCAGGCGGCGTGGTTGTGGAACGAGACGGAAGGCAGCTTCGTCACCTATGAGGATCCGCAGGCTTTGCGCGCCAAGGCGGCCCTGGTGCGAGAGCGCGGCCTCGGTGGCGTGATGTACTGGGAACATCGCCAGGACGACGGCACCCTGCTCGACGCGCTGCGTGACGGCTTGTACCGCCCGTAA
- a CDS encoding TIGR00266 family protein, which yields MTHWFFNLPGSPDRTGPLDEEAARSHAQRNPGALAWREGMREWKPVRELPELAGGATPPPHLPPLPGSGGRKAADEIDFRIVGGDMQFVEVELDPGESAIAEAGALMFKDSSVQMDTVFGDGSHSGQGGGFMDKLFSAGKRVLTGESLFTTMYTHTGQGKAKVAFAAPYPGTVLAMKLDDHGGRLICQKDSFLAGARGVTVGIHLQRKILTGLFGGEGFIMQKLEGDGWVFVHAGGTVVERELQAGERIDVDTGCVVAYHASVNMDVRPVSGIKSMFFGGEGVFLATLTGPGKVWMQSLPFSRLAGRMLQAAPQAGGQARGEGSVLGGLGRILDGDNSF from the coding sequence ATGACGCACTGGTTCTTCAATCTCCCCGGCAGCCCCGACCGGACAGGTCCGCTGGACGAAGAGGCGGCGCGCAGCCATGCGCAGCGCAATCCTGGCGCATTGGCGTGGCGTGAAGGCATGCGCGAATGGAAACCCGTGCGCGAACTGCCTGAACTGGCCGGCGGCGCCACGCCACCGCCCCACCTGCCGCCACTGCCGGGCTCCGGCGGGCGCAAGGCGGCGGACGAGATCGATTTCCGCATCGTCGGTGGCGACATGCAGTTCGTCGAAGTGGAACTGGACCCGGGCGAGAGCGCCATCGCCGAAGCCGGCGCGCTGATGTTCAAGGACAGCAGCGTGCAGATGGACACGGTGTTCGGCGACGGCTCGCACAGCGGACAGGGCGGCGGCTTCATGGACAAGCTGTTCTCGGCCGGCAAGCGCGTGCTGACCGGCGAGAGCCTGTTCACCACCATGTACACGCATACCGGCCAGGGCAAGGCCAAGGTGGCCTTCGCGGCGCCCTACCCCGGCACCGTGCTGGCGATGAAGCTGGACGACCACGGCGGCCGCCTGATCTGCCAGAAGGACAGCTTCCTGGCCGGCGCACGCGGCGTCACCGTCGGCATCCACCTGCAGCGCAAGATCCTGACCGGCCTGTTCGGCGGCGAGGGTTTCATCATGCAGAAGCTGGAAGGCGACGGCTGGGTGTTCGTGCACGCCGGCGGCACCGTGGTGGAGCGCGAGCTGCAGGCGGGCGAACGCATCGATGTGGACACCGGCTGCGTGGTGGCCTACCACGCCAGCGTCAACATGGACGTGCGCCCGGTCAGCGGCATCAAGAGCATGTTCTTCGGCGGCGAAGGCGTGTTCCTCGCCACCCTGACCGGCCCGGGCAAGGTATGGATGCAGTCGTTGCCGTTCTCGCGCCTGGCCGGCCGCATGCTTCAGGCGGCGCCGCAGGCGGGCGGGCAGGCACGGGGCGAAGGCTCGGTGCTGGGCGGCCTGGGTCGCATTCTGGACGGCGACAACAGCTTCTGA
- a CDS encoding DNA-binding domain-containing protein produces MNAAVPLPGRQQVFAHWLLRGDMRDAPAIRARDVHDRTTRLRVYADGYRWRLVEVLGNDYPVLRASLGADRFDVLAARYLDACPSRHPSVRHVGARFPRWLATHASDDRVLSNLARLEWRQGEVFDAADASPCTLDDLLAVAHERWPQLRVMLHPAVRRLGLRSNAIALLDAHARGIPLPCLTAEPVTNWLLWRHDFDVHWRRLPRDEAMALAAVARGDVFADWCVRLPGTSPALRAAGLLKRWLTDGLVAGLSTS; encoded by the coding sequence ATGAATGCCGCCGTGCCACTTCCGGGCCGGCAGCAGGTGTTCGCGCACTGGTTGCTGCGTGGTGATATGCGCGACGCACCCGCGATCCGGGCACGGGACGTGCACGACCGCACGACGCGGCTGCGCGTGTACGCCGACGGCTACCGCTGGCGGTTGGTCGAGGTGCTGGGCAACGACTACCCCGTGTTGCGTGCGTCGCTTGGCGCGGATCGTTTCGATGTACTGGCGGCGCGCTACCTCGATGCGTGTCCCTCGCGGCACCCTTCGGTCCGCCACGTGGGCGCTCGGTTCCCGCGCTGGTTGGCCACGCACGCAAGCGATGATCGCGTGCTGTCCAACCTGGCCCGCCTGGAGTGGCGGCAGGGCGAAGTGTTCGATGCGGCCGACGCCTCCCCGTGCACGCTCGACGACCTGCTGGCGGTAGCGCACGAACGATGGCCGCAGCTGCGCGTGATGCTGCATCCCGCCGTGCGTCGCCTGGGCCTGCGCAGCAATGCGATTGCGCTGCTCGATGCGCATGCACGGGGCATCCCGTTGCCGTGTCTGACCGCAGAGCCGGTGACGAACTGGCTGCTATGGCGGCACGACTTCGATGTGCACTGGCGACGCCTGCCGCGCGACGAGGCGATGGCGCTGGCCGCGGTCGCGCGTGGCGACGTCTTCGCCGACTGGTGCGTGCGACTGCCGGGCACCTCGCCGGCGTTGCGTGCCGCCGGCCTGCTGAAACGCTGGTTGACGGACGGTCTGGTGGCCGGTCTGTCGACTTCATGA
- a CDS encoding DoxX family protein has translation MQSAPLHDRVLAFLNAHGWIGPLLLRLVFGYFWLETGWAKLNNLAFFTERFVEWGIPWPALSATVCAGTEFVGGALIMLGLATRLTMLPMIFNMLVALAVVVLPGISTLDEFVELDEVLYVAVFVWLLFAGPGRASLDHLIARRAGTATLAAA, from the coding sequence ATGCAATCCGCTCCCCTGCACGACCGCGTGCTCGCCTTCCTCAACGCCCATGGCTGGATCGGTCCGCTGCTGCTGCGGCTGGTGTTCGGCTATTTCTGGCTGGAGACCGGCTGGGCCAAGTTGAACAACCTGGCCTTCTTCACCGAGCGCTTCGTCGAATGGGGCATTCCCTGGCCTGCCCTGAGTGCCACGGTATGCGCCGGCACGGAATTCGTCGGCGGTGCGCTGATCATGCTCGGCCTGGCCACCCGGCTGACCATGCTGCCGATGATCTTCAACATGCTGGTGGCGCTGGCGGTGGTGGTGCTGCCCGGCATCTCCACGCTGGACGAATTCGTCGAGCTGGACGAAGTGCTGTACGTGGCGGTGTTCGTCTGGCTGCTGTTCGCCGGCCCTGGGCGCGCAAGCCTGGATCATCTGATCGCGCGTCGCGCAGGCACGGCGACGCTCGCGGCCGCCTGA